A stretch of the Channa argus isolate prfri chromosome 9, Channa argus male v1.0, whole genome shotgun sequence genome encodes the following:
- the LOC137132888 gene encoding olfactory receptor 6N2-like has product MEEELNATYLILDGHVEVEKYRYLYFVFIFIVYLLIICSNCTIVYLIWKHKDLHEPMYIFIAALLLNSVLHSTNIYPKLLIDFLSEKQIISLKACIVQYFMFYSLAGSEFLVLTAMAYDRYVSICKPLQYPIIMRKTTISIFLALAWLLPACHLAGLAAISSYQKLCSFTLKVLFCNNTIYKLFCATSRAIFIIGVFFLLNVAVLPVFFIIYTYSRILMICYRSSGEVRRKAAQTCLPHLLVLINFLFLLTYDVVIVRLESDFPKMACVIMTLQLVLYTPLFNPLIYGLKMKKISKHLERLFCQEKTNQCRF; this is encoded by the coding sequence ATGGAGGAAGAATTGAATGCAACATATTTAATTCTTGATGGACATGTGGAAGTCGAAAAGTACAGAtacctttattttgttttcatttttatagttTATCTTCTCATAATCTGCAGTAATTGTACTATTGTGTACTTGATCTGGAAACATAAAGacctccatgagcctatgtacattttcattgcagctttaCTACTAAACTCTGTTCTTCACAGCACTAACATCTACCCAAAGCTTTTGATTGActttttatctgaaaaacagatcatatctTTAAAAGCCTGCATTGttcagtattttatgttttatagtttAGCTGGTTCAGAGTTCTTAGTGTTGACAGCCATGGcttatgacagatatgtgtctatatgtaaacctctgcaatatcccattataatgagaaaaacaaccaTAAGTATTTTTTTGGCTTTAGCCTGGCTTCTTCCTGCATGCCATCTTGCAGGATTAGCTGCAATAAGTTCTTATCAAAAGCTCTGTAGCTTCACTCTGAAAGTACTTTTTTGCAATAACACAATTTATAAACTTTTTTGTGCGACTTCAAGAGCGATATTTATTattggtgtgttttttcttctaaatgttgcagttttacctgtgtttttcatcatttatacGTACAGCAGGATATTAATGATATGTTATCGTAGTAGTGGAGAGGTCCGgagaaaagctgcacagacctgtttacctcacTTGCTGGTTTTAATcaactttctctttttgttaacATATGATGTTGTTATAGTTCGACTGGAATCAGATTTCCCAAAAATGGCCTGTGTAATTATGACTTTACAATTGGTTTTATATACTCCTCTTTTTAATCCCCTTATTTATggacttaaaatgaaaaaaatctctaAACACCTCGAGAGGCTGTTCTGTCAAGAAAAAACTAATCAATGTCGTTTTTAA
- the LOC137133284 gene encoding olfactory receptor 5AC2-like, protein MEEEVNVTYLILGGHVEIHQYRYLYFVVFFLVYILIFCSNFTIMYLIWKNPDLHEPMYIFIAALLMNSVFLSTNIYPKLLIDILSEKQIISHRACIVQFFMFYTLGCSEFLLLAAMAYDRYVSICKPLQYPTIMTKKTVSVFLSLAWLVPACHHVGIATITSYQKLCSFTLKAIFCNNTIFKLFCVTSRTLTIFGVFYLLNVAIFPVIFIIFTYTRILVICYRSSREVRKKAAQTCLPHLVVLTNYFFLITYDVITVRLESDFPKIARLVMTLQLVLYNPLFNPLIYGLKMKEIYKHLKRLFCQEKTR, encoded by the coding sequence ATGGAGGAGGAAGtaaatgtaacatatttaattcTTGGTGGACATGTAGAAATTCACCAATACAGATACCTttattttgtggtattttttttaGTATATATCCTTATATTCTGCAGTAATTTTACTATAATGTACTTGATTTGGAAAAACCCAGACCTTcatgagcctatgtacatttttattgcagcGTTGTTGATGAACTCTGTTTTTCTCAGCACTAACATCTACCCAAAGCTTTTGATCGAtattttatctgaaaaacagatcatatctCATCGAGCTTGCATTGttcagtttttcatgttttataccTTAGGCtgttcagagtttttactgTTGGCAGCCAtggcctatgacagatatgtgtctatatgtaaacctctgcaatatccaacAATTATGACAAAGAAAACGGTTagtgtctttctgtctttagcCTGGCTTGTGCCTGCATGTCATCATGTTGGAATAGCAACAATAACTTCTTATCAAAAGCTCTGTAGCTTCACTCTTAAGGCAATTTTTTGTaataacacaatttttaaactgttttgtgtGACTTCAAGAACACTGACTATTTTTGGTGTTTTCTATTTACTAAATGTTGCAATTTTTCCTGTGATCTTTATAATTTTTACATACACCAGAATACTAGTAATATGTTATCGTAGTAGCAGAGAAGTcaggaaaaaagctgcacagacctgtttacctcacTTGGTTGTTTTAactaattatttctttttaataacgTATGATGTTATTACAGTTCGGCTTGAATCTGATTTCCCAAAAATCGCACGGTTAGTAATGACTTTACAGTTAGTTTTGTATAATCCTCTTTTTAATCCACTTATTTATGgacttaaaatgaaagaaatttatAAACACCTCAAGAGGTTGTTCTGTCAAGAGAAAACAAggtaa
- the LOC137133200 gene encoding olfactory receptor 6N2-like, with product MNITYLTFGGHLELHSYRYVYFVIMSTAYVLIICSNFTIVSLIVIHKNLHEPMYILIAALLMNSVFFSTNIYPKLLSDFLSEKQIISYSACLFQVFVFYSLGGSEFLLLAAMSYDRYVSICKPLQYPTIMKKTRLQFLLVFAWFLPACQTAVPIALNTNNKLCRYILEGIFCNNSANHLYCETSRALSTYGVVVLLNLALFPVLFILFTYTKILIISYQRCGEIRKKAAQTCLPHLLVLINYSCLITYDIIIVRLESDLPKAARFIMTLQIIMYNPLFNPIIYGLKMKEISKHLKRLFCEHKVK from the coding sequence ATGAACATAACATATTTAACTTTTGGTGGCCATTTAGAACTGCACAGCTACagatatgtttattttgtgatcaTGTCTACAGCGTATGTTCTTATAATCTGCTCTAATTTCACTATAGTTTCTCTTATAGTGATTCAcaaaaacctccatgagcctatgtacattttgaTTGCTGCATTGTTAATGAACTCTGTTTTTTTCAGCACTAACATTTACCCAAAGCTGTTATCTGACTTTCTATCTGAGAAACAGATCATATCATATTCAGCCTGTCTCTTtcaggtttttgtattttactctTTAGGTGGTTCAGAGTTTTTACTGTTGGCAGCTatgtcctatgacagatatgtgtctatatgtaaacctctgcaatatccaactATTATGAAGAAAACAAGGCTTCAGTTTTTGCTGGTTTTTGCCTGGTTTCTGCCTGCTTGTCAGACTGCTGTGCCAATTGCACTAAATACTAATAACAAACTCTGTAGATATATTTTGGAAGGTATTTTTTGTAACAATTCCGCTAACCATCTTTACTGTGAAACTTCAAGAGCACTGTCTACATATGGTGTAGTTGTTTTACTTAATCTTGCACTTTTTCCAGTGCTCTTCATACttttcacatacacaaaaatactTATAATATCATATCAACGTTGTGGAGAAATCcggaaaaaagctgcacagacctgtttacctcacTTGCTGGTTCTGATCAACTATTCTTGTTTGATTACTTATGATATCATCATAGTACGACTGGAATCGGATCTTCCAAAAGCTGCACGTTTTATAATGACTTTAcaaataataatgtataatCCTCTGTTTAATCCAATCATATATGGActaaaaatgaaggaaatttCTAAACACCTCAAAAGGTTGTTCTGTGAACACAAAGTGAAGTAA
- the LOC137133204 gene encoding olfactory receptor 6N2-like, with product MNITYLTFGGHLELHSYRYLYFVIMSTAYVLIICSNFTIVSLIVIHKNLHEPMYILIAALLMNSVFFSTNIYPKLLSDFLSEKQIISYSACLFQVFVFYSLSCSEFLLLAAMSYDRYVSICKPLQYPTIMKKTRLQFLLVFAWFLPACQTAVPIALNANNKLCRYILEGIFCNNSAIHLYCETSRALSIYGLVVLLNLVLFSMLFIFFTYTKILIISYQRCGEIRKKAAQTCLPHLLVLINYSCLIIYDIIIVRLESDLPKTARFIMTLQIIMYNPLFNPIIYGLKMKEISKHLKRLFCEHKVK from the coding sequence ATGAACATAACATATTTAACTTTTGGTGGCCATTTAGAACTGCACAGCTACAGATATCTTTATTTTGTGATCATGTCTACAGCGTATGTTCTTATAATCTGCTCTAATTTCACTATAGTTTCTCTTATAGTGATTCAcaaaaacctccatgagcctatgtacattttgaTTGCTGCATTGTTAATGAACTCTGTTTTTTTCAGCACTAACATTTACCCAAAGCTGTTATCTGACTTTCTATCTGAGAAACAGATCATATCATATTCAGCCTGTCTCTTtcaggtttttgtattttactctTTAAGTtgttcagagtttttactgTTGGCAGCTatgtcctatgacagatatgtgtctatatgtaaacctctgcaatatccaactATTATGAAGAAAACAAGGCTTCAGTTTTTGCTGGTTTTTGCCTGGTTTCTGCCTGCTTGTCAGACTGCTGTGCCAATTGCACTAAATGCTAATAACAAACTCTGTAGATATATTTTGGAAGGTATTTTTTGTAACAATTCTGCTATTCATCTTTACTGTGAAACTTCAAGAGCACTGTCTATATATGGTTTAGTTGTTTTACTTAATCTTGTACTTTTTTCTATGCTCTTCATATTTTTCACATATACAAAAATACTTATAATATCATATCAACGTTGTGGAGAAATCcggaaaaaagctgcacagacctgtttacctcacctGCTGGTTCTGATCAACTATTCTTGTTTGATTATTTATGATATCATCATAGTACGACTGGAATCGGATCTTCCAAAAACTGCACGTTTTATAATGACTTTAcaaataataatgtataatCCTCTGTTTAATCCAATCATATATGGActaaaaatgaaggaaatttCTAAACACCTCAAAAGGTTGTTCTGTGAACACAAAGTGAAGTAA
- the LOC137133205 gene encoding olfactory receptor 6N2-like, with protein MNITYLTFGGHLELHSYRYVYFVILSTAYVLIICSNFTIVSLIVIHKNLHEPMYILIAALLINSVFFSTNIYPKLLSDFLSEKQIISYSACLFQVFVFYSLSCSEFLLLAAMSYDRYVSICKPLQYPTIMKKTRLQFLLVFAWILPACQTAVPIALNANNKLCRYILEGIFCNNSANHLYCETSRALSTYGVVVLLNLVLFPMLFILFTYTKILIISYQRCGEIRKKAAQTCLPHLLVLINYSCLITYDIIIVRLESDLPKTARFIMTLQIIMYNPLFNPIIYGLKMKEISKHLKRLFCEHKVK; from the coding sequence ATGAACATAACATATTTAACTTTTGGTGGCCATTTAGAACTGCACAGCTACagatatgtttattttgtgatcCTGTCTACAGCGTATGTTCTTATAATCTGCTCTAATTTCACTATAGTTTCTCTTATAGTGATTCAcaaaaacctccatgagcctatgtacattttgaTTGCTGCATTGTTAATTAACTCTGTTTTTTTCAGCACTAACATTTACCCAAAGCTGTTATCTGACTTTCTATCTGAGAAACAGATCATATCATATTCAGCCTGTCTCTTtcaggtttttgtattttactctTTAAGTtgttcagagtttttactgTTGGCAGCTatgtcctatgacagatatgtgtctatatgtaaacctctgcaatatccaactATTATGAAGAAAACAAGGCTTCAGTTTTTGCTGGTTTTTGCCTGGATTCTGCCTGCTTGTCAGACTGCTGTGCCAATTGCACTAAATGCTAATAACAAACTCTGTAGATATATTTTGGAAGGTATTTTTTGTAACAATTCCGCTAACCATCTTTACTGTGAAACTTCAAGAGCACTGTCTACATATGGTGTAGTTGTTTTACTTAATCTTGTACTTTTTCCTATGCTTTTCATACttttcacatacacaaaaatactTATAATATCATATCAACGTTGTGGAGAAATCcggaaaaaagctgcacagacctgtttacctcacctGCTGGTTCTGATCAACTATTCTTGTTTGATTACTTATGATATCATCATAGTACGACTGGAATCGGATCTTCCAAAAACTGCACGTTTTATAATGACTTTAcaaataataatgtataatCCTCTGTTTAATCCAATCATATATGGActaaaaatgaaggaaatttCTAAACACCTCAAAAGGTTATTCTGTGAACACAAAGTGAAGTAA
- the LOC137132893 gene encoding olfactory receptor 11A1-like, which translates to MDDILNNTYITLDGYVELQKYRYIYFLIMFTAYLIIICCNSTIVCLIVINKNLHEPMYIFIAALLINSVLFSTAIYPKLFIDVLSEKQIISYSACLFQWFIYYSLGGSEFLLLAAMSYDRYVSICKPLQYPTIMRKRNIGIILVLNWLLPVSEFAPSMVLNANIKLCNFIFSGIICNGTVVQLHCVGSRALNIYGLVCFVNILLLPVLFILYTYTKILIISYRSCRAVRRKAAQTCLPHLVVFINFTCLSAYDILLVRLDTDLLKTVRLLITMQIILYHPIFNPIIYGLKMREISKHLKRLFHSDKNVSTQLYRH; encoded by the coding sequence ATGGATGATATCTTAAACAACACATATATAACCCTTGATGGATACGTAGAGTTACAgaaatatagatatatttattttctcatcatGTTTACggcatatttaataataatctgCTGTAATTCTACTATTGTGTGTCTCATAGTAATCAACAAAAATCTAcatgagcctatgtacatttttattgcagctttgttaATCAACTCTGTCCTTTTCAGCACGGCCATCTATCCAAAGCTTTTCATAGATGTTTTATCGGAGAAACAAATCATATCATACTCAGCCTGTCTCTTTCAGTGGTTTATTTATTACTCTTTAGGTGGTTCAGAGTTTTTACTGTTGGCAGCCatgtcctatgacagatatgtgtctatatgtaaacctctgcaatatccaactATCATGAGGAAAAGGAACATTGGTATCATCCTGGTTTTGAATTGGCTTCTGCCTGTTAGTGAGTTTGCTCCATCAATGGTGCTGAATGCCAACATTAAACTATGCAACTTCATATTCAGTGGAATAATTTGTAACGGCACAGTTGTCCAACTTCACTGTGTGGGTTCAAGAGCACTGAATATATatggtttagtttgttttgtaaatattttacttctCCCTGTACTTTTCATACTTTATACCTACACAAAGATACTTATAATTTCATATCGAAGTTGTAGAGCAGTCAGaagaaaagctgcacagactTGTTTACCTCACTTGGTGGTTTTCATCAACTTTACATGTTTAAGTGCATATGATATTCTTCTAGTTCGACTGGACACTGATCTTCTGAAAACTGTGCGTTTATTAATAACaatgcaaattattttgtatCATCCCATTTTTAATCCAATCATATATGGACTAAAGATGAGAGAAATCTCTAAACACCTCAAGAGATTGTTTCATTCAGACAAAAATGTATCAACACAGTTGTACAGACACTAA